Proteins encoded together in one Terriglobus saanensis SP1PR4 window:
- a CDS encoding alpha-amylase family glycosyl hydrolase, producing the protein MEFHIARSLRDKYELSDLLFSYTGNVIFGNVSASRRLAQQMNEARAVSDATAGQSPSAVVHAGQLFAMGLIDELCHVIIERYRKEQDPGVLADALKWFGERTSTKELDALLLSFTESFPNVAIYTGKITEKEWLASSTDGVPNREAALEELLLLWLANQNPAFRPFKALFDDNSLQTGVPVYHKFAADIDAYFETRIEFSPETKTLLKALRAPMEASPDSLSGQLDFIREKWISLLGPNLGSVLKRTLLAVDVLRGEEIAIWMQFNPPDRNVRQHKPVEFGGKEGFAGNEYIGYEEYWEETVRDDGTIVRRKRLRTRQGGLVDGQYAHDYQAPLNEYEAFSSDDAWMPTVVLMAKSTYVWLEQLSKKYGRHIYRLDQIPLEELQLLRDRGMTGLWLIGLWERSKASQTIKRLFGQDDAVASAYSLMDYRIAEDLGGEASYARLHAAAQSVGLRLASDMVPNHMGLDSTWVIEHPEWFLRRNESPYPVYSFEGPDVSADPRVEIKIEDHYYDRTDAAVVYRMRYRDGNGRTEFVYHGNDGTTFAWNDTAQLDYSQAAVREHVIQVILDVARRFPIIRFDAAMVLAKRHVQRLWFPLPGVGGSIPSRAEDAMTQEEFDRIMPNEFWREVVDRVQAEVPGTLLLAEAFWLLEGYFVRTLGMHRVYNSAFMVMLRDEDNAAYRSYLKKTIEFDPDIMKRYVNFMSNPDERTAIDQFGSGDKYFGVATMMATIPGLPMFGHGQIEGYTEKYGMEYKQAKMDEWPNDDLVARHKKEIAPLLKNRALFAESENFVFFDFWTEHGAVDENVFAYTNRLGRERALILYNNGYSSTRGNVHVSVASMNKWTGDLWQRSLKDALALPEGDGFFLAYRDTATGLEYLRRSDSLRDHGLTLNLRGYQYAVLLHWRELRATAEQPWDRLCDGLNGAGVHSLDEALARLRLQPLNSAIRQAVAWDSIHLLAPEEESSASEADAVQVWGSRARAVFDRWSELEGQDSVVTSDAYVSAASALALLVVKAMAAAKAAPILSAHPPLETMWSPLLSVVLLRSLPERQGSVVDRLQLRPSLAEIFSEIGMQSEDAWRMVARVHLALSNPDLRSTAFWAEGDVQWLAAVNEHEGVRYVNYEALQQLLQWLTLVAQVQPTGTIAKPVPVAEVLAAAQATGYRYDAMVKLLTAKPVTETKKAAKIPSIAAKKTPAKASAKPEAGKKKAVAKKVVVKKLPGSQSPLSKASSLEAQLLDPKPAPKKSVARKLAKPGTTPKKPLSGEDPKP; encoded by the coding sequence ATGGAATTTCATATTGCGCGCTCTTTGCGGGATAAGTACGAACTCAGTGACCTGCTTTTCTCGTATACGGGCAACGTAATCTTTGGCAATGTGTCGGCGAGTCGCCGCCTGGCTCAGCAGATGAACGAGGCGCGTGCCGTAAGTGACGCGACCGCGGGACAGAGTCCATCCGCTGTCGTGCACGCCGGACAACTCTTTGCTATGGGGTTGATCGATGAGTTGTGCCACGTCATCATTGAGCGCTATCGCAAAGAGCAGGATCCTGGCGTTCTTGCGGATGCCCTCAAGTGGTTCGGAGAACGTACTTCTACGAAAGAACTGGACGCACTTCTGCTCTCGTTCACGGAAAGCTTTCCGAACGTAGCGATTTATACCGGCAAAATCACAGAGAAGGAATGGCTCGCGTCGTCCACCGACGGTGTACCCAACCGCGAGGCTGCACTTGAAGAGCTTTTGTTGCTCTGGCTGGCGAATCAGAATCCTGCGTTCAGGCCGTTCAAAGCGCTATTTGACGACAACAGCCTGCAGACTGGGGTACCGGTATACCACAAGTTCGCCGCGGACATCGATGCCTACTTTGAAACCCGTATCGAGTTCAGCCCGGAAACGAAGACGCTGCTGAAGGCGCTCCGTGCGCCGATGGAGGCTTCGCCCGATTCGCTGAGCGGCCAGCTCGATTTCATCCGTGAAAAGTGGATTAGTTTGCTGGGACCGAACCTTGGTAGTGTGCTCAAGCGCACACTGCTTGCCGTGGACGTTTTGCGCGGAGAAGAGATCGCGATCTGGATGCAATTCAATCCGCCAGATCGGAATGTGCGGCAGCACAAGCCGGTGGAGTTCGGTGGCAAAGAAGGCTTCGCGGGCAACGAGTACATCGGCTATGAAGAGTACTGGGAAGAGACCGTCCGTGATGACGGAACGATAGTACGTCGGAAGCGGCTCCGGACCCGCCAGGGCGGACTTGTGGACGGGCAGTACGCGCACGACTACCAGGCTCCACTGAATGAATATGAAGCCTTCTCTTCCGATGATGCATGGATGCCCACCGTGGTGTTGATGGCGAAGAGCACGTATGTCTGGCTGGAGCAGCTTTCCAAGAAATACGGACGCCATATCTATCGGCTGGACCAGATTCCGTTGGAAGAGTTGCAGCTGCTGCGCGACCGCGGTATGACGGGCCTTTGGCTGATTGGTCTATGGGAACGCAGCAAGGCATCGCAGACGATCAAGCGGCTATTTGGGCAGGACGACGCGGTCGCATCGGCTTACTCGCTGATGGACTATCGAATTGCCGAGGATCTGGGCGGGGAGGCATCTTATGCGCGCCTGCATGCTGCTGCGCAGAGTGTTGGTCTGCGGCTCGCAAGCGATATGGTGCCCAATCACATGGGGCTTGATTCGACCTGGGTCATCGAGCATCCGGAGTGGTTTCTACGCCGTAACGAGAGCCCTTATCCTGTATACAGCTTCGAGGGGCCGGATGTTTCGGCGGACCCGCGTGTCGAGATCAAGATTGAAGACCACTACTACGACCGTACCGATGCGGCAGTGGTCTATCGCATGCGTTATCGCGACGGCAATGGACGCACGGAGTTCGTCTATCACGGCAACGATGGCACTACCTTCGCATGGAACGATACGGCGCAGCTCGACTATTCGCAGGCGGCCGTGCGAGAGCATGTGATCCAAGTAATTCTGGACGTTGCGCGGCGCTTCCCAATCATCCGTTTCGATGCAGCCATGGTGCTGGCCAAGCGGCATGTACAGCGGCTTTGGTTTCCTCTGCCCGGCGTTGGCGGATCGATCCCGTCGCGTGCGGAAGATGCGATGACGCAGGAAGAGTTCGACCGTATTATGCCGAATGAGTTCTGGCGCGAAGTGGTGGATCGTGTCCAGGCGGAGGTACCGGGAACGCTGCTGCTTGCAGAGGCGTTTTGGCTTCTGGAGGGCTACTTCGTTCGCACGCTGGGGATGCATCGCGTATACAACTCTGCGTTCATGGTGATGCTGCGCGATGAGGACAACGCGGCCTATCGCAGCTATCTGAAGAAGACGATTGAGTTCGATCCGGACATTATGAAGCGCTACGTCAACTTCATGTCCAACCCCGATGAGCGCACGGCGATCGATCAGTTCGGCTCTGGCGATAAGTACTTCGGCGTGGCGACCATGATGGCCACGATCCCCGGTCTGCCGATGTTCGGGCACGGGCAGATCGAAGGCTACACCGAAAAGTACGGCATGGAGTACAAGCAGGCCAAGATGGATGAGTGGCCGAACGACGATCTCGTGGCCCGCCACAAGAAAGAGATTGCGCCGCTTCTGAAGAACCGCGCACTGTTTGCGGAGAGCGAGAACTTCGTCTTCTTCGACTTCTGGACCGAGCACGGTGCGGTGGATGAAAACGTCTTCGCCTACACCAATCGCCTGGGACGAGAACGCGCACTGATCCTCTACAACAATGGCTATAGCAGTACACGCGGCAATGTCCACGTGTCGGTAGCTTCGATGAACAAGTGGACCGGCGACCTGTGGCAGCGGTCTTTGAAGGACGCGCTGGCCCTGCCGGAGGGCGATGGTTTCTTCCTCGCCTATCGAGACACAGCGACGGGGCTGGAATACTTGCGGCGTTCGGACTCCTTGAGGGACCACGGACTCACGCTCAATCTGCGTGGTTACCAGTACGCTGTGCTGCTGCACTGGCGCGAACTGCGGGCCACGGCTGAGCAGCCGTGGGACCGGCTCTGCGACGGACTCAATGGTGCGGGCGTCCACAGCCTCGACGAAGCGTTGGCACGGCTCCGGTTGCAGCCGTTGAACAGTGCGATTCGCCAGGCAGTTGCCTGGGACTCGATTCACTTACTGGCTCCGGAAGAGGAGAGCTCAGCCTCGGAGGCGGACGCCGTCCAGGTATGGGGATCTCGTGCAAGAGCGGTGTTCGATCGCTGGTCTGAGCTGGAAGGGCAGGATTCGGTCGTAACGTCGGACGCTTATGTGTCCGCTGCTTCCGCGCTCGCTCTTCTGGTCGTCAAGGCGATGGCGGCTGCAAAGGCTGCTCCCATTCTGTCCGCGCATCCGCCTCTCGAAACGATGTGGTCACCGCTGCTTTCTGTGGTGCTTCTGCGCAGCTTGCCAGAGCGGCAAGGCAGTGTCGTCGACCGACTGCAACTGCGCCCGTCGCTGGCGGAAATCTTCTCGGAGATCGGTATGCAAAGCGAAGACGCTTGGCGCATGGTGGCCCGCGTACATCTTGCGCTCTCGAATCCTGACCTGCGCTCCACTGCATTCTGGGCCGAGGGTGATGTGCAGTGGTTGGCCGCAGTGAACGAGCACGAGGGTGTCCGCTACGTGAATTACGAGGCGTTGCAGCAGTTATTGCAGTGGCTGACCTTGGTAGCCCAGGTGCAACCGACAGGAACCATAGCTAAGCCAGTGCCGGTTGCGGAAGTTCTTGCGGCTGCACAGGCAACGGGTTATCGCTACGACGCAATGGTCAAGTTGTTGACGGCGAAGCCTGTAACCGAGACGAAGAAGGCCGCGAAAATACCTTCAATCGCCGCGAAGAAAACGCCTGCCAAGGCTTCCGCAAAGCCCGAAGCGGGAAAAAAGAAGGCTGTAGCGAAGAAAGTTGTAGTCAAGAAACTTCCCGGCTCTCAGTCGCCTCTGTCGAAAGCATCGTCGCTTGAGGCTCAACTGCTCGATCCGAAGCCTGCCCCGAAGAAGAGCGTAGCCAGAAAGTTAGCGAAGCCGGGAACGACGCCGAAAAAACCTTTATCCGGAGAGGATCCAAAACCATAG
- a CDS encoding PepSY-associated TM helix domain-containing protein, whose translation MTPRRLLFWCHLTVGIVVSLVIGFLAVTGCLMAFQQQIISFSERKIHAAERREAGSPCLDPSQILTTAATQQAADPISWTSFANRTKATEIAFPAGKLLLVDPCDGHVLSANSGKLRNFFLQVRDLHRYVAWGGVRHENLRAVKNAVNLGFFFLLLSGLILWFPRKLTWRHAKVGFVPRWTGVGRASEWSLHTVVGFWLSLPLACIVLSGAVMGYAWANALLYRVAGDPPPAVRAERETNAGALPIARYGQLDVLIARAMQQDPKWNNLLLRIPSQKGKDITIAMDEGDGRDPRTKSQLVLNRKTADVVRWDRFQDNPRGRQWRLYARFIHTGELFGLIGQILAFVSALGALLLVYTGLSLSLRRFFSWRTRRERTNHKAVRNQVQELITSK comes from the coding sequence ATGACCCCGAGGCGTCTTTTATTCTGGTGCCATCTCACGGTAGGCATCGTCGTGAGCCTGGTCATCGGCTTTCTAGCTGTAACCGGCTGCCTGATGGCATTTCAGCAGCAGATCATTTCTTTTTCAGAGCGCAAGATACATGCTGCCGAGCGACGCGAAGCGGGAAGCCCCTGTCTCGACCCTTCTCAGATACTCACCACAGCGGCGACCCAACAGGCCGCCGATCCTATCTCCTGGACCTCCTTTGCGAATCGGACGAAGGCGACTGAGATCGCGTTCCCTGCAGGTAAGCTTCTTCTCGTAGACCCATGTGACGGCCATGTCCTCAGCGCAAACTCGGGGAAGCTTCGCAACTTCTTCCTGCAAGTGCGTGACCTACATCGCTATGTAGCCTGGGGTGGCGTGCGGCACGAGAATCTACGCGCGGTCAAGAACGCGGTCAATCTCGGCTTTTTCTTCCTTCTCCTCAGTGGGCTCATCCTCTGGTTCCCACGGAAGCTGACGTGGCGTCACGCCAAGGTTGGATTCGTTCCGCGTTGGACCGGAGTGGGACGAGCGTCTGAATGGAGCCTTCACACGGTCGTTGGGTTCTGGCTTTCTCTTCCGCTGGCGTGCATTGTGCTGAGTGGTGCCGTGATGGGATATGCCTGGGCCAACGCCCTGCTTTATCGCGTCGCAGGAGATCCTCCACCGGCGGTCAGGGCTGAGCGTGAGACCAACGCTGGGGCACTCCCCATAGCGCGCTACGGACAACTCGATGTCTTGATTGCAAGGGCGATGCAGCAGGACCCGAAGTGGAATAACCTTTTGCTCCGGATTCCGTCGCAAAAAGGGAAAGACATCACCATTGCGATGGACGAAGGGGATGGTCGCGATCCTCGTACCAAGTCACAACTTGTTCTAAACCGAAAGACAGCGGACGTTGTTCGCTGGGATCGCTTTCAGGACAATCCGCGTGGACGTCAGTGGCGTCTCTATGCTCGCTTTATTCACACCGGTGAACTCTTCGGCCTGATCGGACAGATACTCGCTTTCGTGAGTGCCCTGGGCGCACTGCTATTGGTGTACACCGGTCTCTCTCTTTCACTGAGACGCTTCTTTTCGTGGCGAACTCGGCGCGAACGTACAAACCACAAAGCCGTGCGGAACCAGGTTCAGGAACTCATCACCTCAAAGTAA
- a CDS encoding TonB-dependent receptor: MAAPRTCAFYLYGLILLALSSVSQAQQVAGPSVESVCSGEKITVDLSIADAQSASIPGAQVTLTCGETSVSGTTDGSGTAHFNVPSGSYVLRTQASGFDVKETKVQIAASAGSEHFDVTMNVQGHKEDVTVSATNGSLVSATDIGTRTETALRDVPQSLQIVSRQVLDQQQARSMNDVLRNVAGVTIPWTSGGRYESITIRGFTTMNQFKDGFRNDPSSNRAPIELSNVERVEVLKGPSSMVFGRLDPSGVVNVVTRAPTSNRTFNANYQGGSFGYRQLNLDWTGPLNQSKSVLYRLTLSGLDTKSFRNYAFTQKLFVAPAVTWILNPTLTVRFYSEFLIQNSVNDQGLVAVGTRPANIPINRYLGDPKLIAPDRQGKVGVSVDKAIGSHWVLRSYERSSVGISIYNSRTAQSLAADNRTLTLNDSYSEQNFQTHYWINEAVGRVKTGPINHTILGGFQLDREINPNNAKAGVATPKIDIYTPNYAALPVRVLATSLSNNADGSYGGFYAQDQIELLRNLKLTLGTRYDIAKNITDTYSSARGTFVPHVSGRNTAWSPRTGLVYQPRENISLYATYAKSFLPQIGTDFFSTPFAPTRGELKETGIRFSSPSQRYVATVAAFNIKQTNVLTTDPAHTSYSVTVGQQRSKGIETDTTFQLTPEWNIIAGYAYDIPQVTKDNTYAVGAFLAGAPRHAGNFWTHYTLSHGDLKGLGVGAGIFGSGKRYGDLANTYLTPGYARVDMNASYARTVRDTSRLSINFNVQNMGDRRYFEGGSTRLRVAPGAPRTYIGSITWTR, encoded by the coding sequence ATGGCAGCACCGCGAACGTGCGCTTTCTATCTGTATGGTTTGATTTTGTTGGCTCTATCTTCGGTGTCGCAGGCACAACAAGTCGCAGGCCCTTCTGTGGAGAGCGTCTGCAGTGGCGAGAAGATCACGGTCGATCTCAGCATCGCCGATGCACAGAGCGCGAGCATCCCCGGCGCGCAAGTCACCCTCACATGCGGTGAGACCTCGGTATCCGGTACTACCGATGGAAGTGGCACTGCACACTTCAACGTTCCTTCCGGAAGCTATGTGCTGCGTACGCAGGCATCCGGTTTTGACGTGAAAGAGACGAAGGTGCAGATCGCTGCTTCGGCTGGGTCGGAGCACTTCGATGTGACGATGAATGTGCAGGGGCATAAAGAAGACGTCACCGTCTCTGCGACGAACGGCAGCCTGGTCTCTGCAACTGACATCGGAACGCGCACCGAGACTGCTTTGCGTGACGTTCCGCAGTCGCTCCAGATCGTCTCCCGACAGGTGCTCGACCAGCAGCAGGCACGCAGCATGAATGACGTGTTGAGAAATGTCGCCGGCGTAACGATTCCATGGACGTCGGGCGGACGCTACGAGAGCATCACAATCCGTGGCTTCACGACGATGAACCAGTTCAAGGATGGTTTCCGCAATGACCCCAGTTCTAACCGCGCTCCGATTGAGTTGAGCAATGTGGAACGTGTGGAAGTACTTAAAGGTCCCTCTTCGATGGTCTTTGGACGCCTTGATCCTTCCGGCGTGGTGAACGTCGTGACGCGCGCGCCTACGTCCAACCGGACCTTCAACGCGAACTACCAGGGCGGCAGCTTCGGTTATCGTCAACTGAATCTCGATTGGACCGGGCCACTCAATCAGTCAAAGAGCGTGCTCTATCGCTTGACGCTCTCGGGCCTCGATACCAAGAGCTTCCGGAACTACGCCTTTACGCAGAAGCTCTTTGTCGCACCGGCCGTCACCTGGATCCTCAACCCAACGCTCACGGTGCGCTTCTATAGCGAGTTTCTTATCCAGAACTCCGTCAACGATCAGGGTCTCGTAGCGGTCGGCACGCGTCCTGCCAACATTCCTATCAATAGGTATCTCGGCGATCCCAAGCTGATCGCTCCGGATCGTCAGGGCAAGGTAGGCGTCAGTGTCGACAAGGCAATCGGGAGTCATTGGGTCCTTCGCAGCTATGAGCGCAGTTCTGTCGGCATCTCCATCTACAACTCGCGAACGGCACAATCGCTGGCAGCCGACAACCGGACACTTACGCTAAACGATTCGTACTCCGAGCAAAATTTCCAGACGCATTACTGGATCAACGAAGCCGTAGGCCGTGTAAAGACAGGTCCTATCAACCATACGATCCTCGGTGGCTTTCAGCTGGATCGCGAAATCAATCCAAACAATGCGAAGGCGGGCGTCGCAACTCCCAAGATCGATATCTACACTCCCAACTATGCCGCCCTTCCGGTTCGCGTTCTCGCGACGAGTTTATCCAACAATGCGGATGGTTCTTATGGCGGCTTCTACGCGCAGGACCAGATCGAACTATTACGAAATCTGAAGCTGACGCTGGGCACACGATACGACATCGCAAAGAACATTACCGATACGTATTCCAGTGCAAGAGGCACCTTTGTACCGCACGTCTCCGGACGCAATACGGCATGGTCTCCCCGAACCGGACTGGTCTATCAGCCGCGAGAGAATATCTCTCTGTATGCGACCTACGCCAAGTCTTTCTTGCCGCAGATTGGCACAGACTTCTTCAGCACACCTTTTGCACCGACGCGGGGAGAATTGAAGGAAACGGGCATCCGGTTCTCTTCCCCCTCGCAGCGATATGTCGCTACAGTCGCTGCCTTCAACATCAAGCAGACGAATGTACTGACGACCGATCCGGCGCACACCAGCTACTCCGTCACCGTTGGACAACAGCGCAGCAAAGGCATTGAGACGGACACGACCTTCCAGCTGACACCCGAATGGAACATCATCGCAGGCTATGCCTATGACATTCCCCAGGTCACCAAAGACAACACTTACGCCGTGGGTGCCTTTCTTGCCGGCGCTCCGCGACATGCTGGGAACTTCTGGACGCACTACACCCTGTCCCACGGTGATCTGAAGGGACTGGGAGTCGGCGCGGGAATCTTTGGTTCTGGAAAGCGGTACGGCGATCTTGCCAACACGTATCTCACCCCCGGATACGCACGCGTCGATATGAACGCTTCCTACGCACGCACGGTTCGCGATACGAGCAGACTTTCCATCAACTTCAACGTGCAGAACATGGGCGATCGCCGCTACTTCGAAGGCGGCAGCACGCGCCTTCGCGTCGCTCCGGGAGCGCCACGCACGTACATCGGCTCCATCACCTGGACACGGTAA
- a CDS encoding PstS family phosphate ABC transporter substrate-binding protein, with translation MFYKFSAAFALVCTSVFAQAQSGVPAYQPSPVTVPDSASYLTRDGKVQIVGNDGWEEMMTKFDEFFLKTHPGFKRQFHTVMKGSSVAIPALQTGVSALSPMARAMWEDDRFSFHRLHGYDPLDIHIGYAAFGPRAGKKSPPWIYINAKNPLAGLTVEQIRQIFTDGAKGGTITRWSQLGVKGPWANRTIHVYGLDQGSGGTLAFRAQFLEDRTFTRSYEALPKAADLGQAIADDPYGIALLGFFDATANPNIKPLPVSEGRDAAFLLPTYENVAAERTPFPAYLHIYVNREPGKPMDPFVKEYVKMLLSEQGQAIIATQKDTDEGYVPLKPDKIADELRKLD, from the coding sequence ATGTTTTATAAGTTTTCCGCAGCATTTGCCCTCGTCTGCACAAGCGTCTTCGCACAAGCCCAGAGCGGCGTCCCAGCCTATCAACCCTCTCCTGTTACGGTTCCGGACTCGGCCAGTTATCTCACGCGCGACGGCAAGGTGCAGATCGTCGGCAATGATGGTTGGGAAGAGATGATGACGAAGTTCGATGAATTCTTCCTCAAGACGCATCCTGGATTTAAGCGCCAGTTTCACACCGTGATGAAAGGCAGTTCTGTTGCGATTCCGGCGCTGCAGACGGGCGTGTCGGCGCTTTCGCCGATGGCTCGCGCGATGTGGGAAGACGATCGCTTTTCGTTTCATCGCCTTCACGGTTACGACCCTCTGGACATTCATATCGGCTATGCCGCCTTTGGACCACGCGCCGGGAAGAAGAGTCCTCCGTGGATCTATATCAATGCGAAAAATCCCCTCGCCGGATTGACCGTCGAGCAGATTCGGCAAATCTTCACCGATGGAGCGAAGGGCGGGACGATTACCCGCTGGTCTCAACTGGGAGTCAAAGGACCATGGGCAAACCGCACTATTCACGTCTATGGCCTGGACCAGGGCAGCGGCGGCACGCTGGCGTTTCGCGCGCAGTTTTTGGAAGACCGGACATTCACTCGTAGCTATGAGGCGCTTCCCAAGGCAGCCGATCTCGGACAGGCCATCGCGGACGATCCCTACGGCATCGCGCTGCTCGGCTTTTTCGACGCTACCGCAAACCCGAATATTAAGCCGCTCCCAGTCTCAGAAGGTCGTGATGCGGCCTTCCTTTTGCCCACCTACGAGAATGTTGCTGCAGAGCGGACACCATTTCCCGCATACCTTCACATCTACGTGAATCGCGAACCCGGAAAGCCGATGGATCCTTTTGTGAAGGAATACGTGAAAATGCTGCTCTCGGAGCAGGGGCAGGCGATCATTGCGACGCAAAAAGATACGGACGAGGGATATGTCCCCCTTAAACCTGACAAGATCGCTGACGAATTGAGGAAGCTGGACTGA
- a CDS encoding rhamnogalacturonidase: MSDLSRRSAIKFSSFGLASVVAASAPEAFGQSLPQDRSVAGVFDVRAYGAIGDGKTVDTPAINRAIEAASAVGGGTVAFPAGVYLSFSIRLRSHIQLQLHAGAVILAADSPLPEQSTGYHGGSYDAAEAKTAWDAYQDFGHNHWHNSLIWGEELENCSIVGSGLIWGRGLSHGRGRHTLGYRFVAEQAGVGNKAIALKNCRNVILRDFSILKGGHFGLLLTGVDNLTIDNLTIDTDRDGMDIDCCRNVRVSNCVVNSPWDDGICPKSSFALGYARPTENVTITNCYVTGTYQLGTVLDGTFKKFSDGNSDVSSNYTGRIKCGTESNGGFRNITISNCVFECCQGLALETVDGALLEDISISNITMRDVTTCPLFFRLGARLRGPKETTKVGTLRRVLVNNLVSYNTASRLSSILSGIPGYQIEDIKISNMYVQHVGGASTESLAIRPPELENNYPEPGMFGAMPAQGFYIRHTKHLEMSHVDVEPFANDPRPVFFLDHVDRADFLAVTSPKGQPAFQLEQVSDFRVVSSRAAADTTLMSADSRSL, from the coding sequence ATGTCGGATCTGAGTCGCCGCTCTGCCATAAAGTTTTCCAGCTTCGGCCTCGCCTCCGTGGTCGCAGCGTCTGCGCCGGAAGCGTTTGGGCAGTCGCTACCGCAAGATCGGTCCGTTGCGGGTGTGTTCGATGTTCGCGCCTATGGCGCAATCGGCGACGGCAAAACCGTCGATACCCCGGCCATTAATCGAGCGATTGAAGCTGCGTCTGCGGTGGGTGGAGGCACGGTCGCCTTCCCGGCCGGAGTGTACCTGAGCTTCTCGATTCGTTTGCGCAGCCATATTCAACTCCAACTCCATGCCGGTGCGGTGATTCTTGCCGCTGACTCGCCTCTTCCTGAGCAGTCGACTGGATATCACGGCGGAAGCTACGATGCAGCGGAAGCGAAAACAGCGTGGGACGCGTATCAGGACTTCGGCCACAACCACTGGCATAACTCGCTCATCTGGGGCGAAGAGCTGGAGAATTGTTCCATTGTAGGATCGGGGTTAATCTGGGGTCGCGGCTTATCCCATGGCCGGGGCCGGCATACGCTCGGCTATCGATTTGTCGCCGAACAGGCCGGTGTAGGGAACAAGGCCATTGCGCTAAAGAACTGCCGCAACGTCATCCTGAGAGATTTTTCCATTCTGAAGGGTGGACACTTCGGTCTGCTACTGACCGGCGTGGACAATCTCACCATCGACAACCTGACCATCGACACCGACCGCGACGGAATGGACATCGACTGCTGCCGTAACGTGCGCGTGTCGAACTGTGTCGTCAACTCACCCTGGGACGACGGCATCTGTCCGAAATCGAGTTTCGCTCTCGGGTACGCTCGACCCACCGAAAACGTGACGATCACCAACTGCTATGTCACGGGGACCTACCAGTTGGGTACCGTCCTGGATGGAACATTCAAAAAGTTTTCCGATGGCAACTCCGATGTGAGCTCCAATTACACCGGTCGCATCAAGTGTGGAACCGAGTCGAACGGCGGGTTCCGCAATATCACGATCTCGAACTGCGTTTTTGAATGCTGCCAGGGATTAGCGCTCGAAACCGTCGATGGCGCACTGTTGGAAGACATTAGCATCTCGAACATCACGATGCGCGATGTGACCACCTGTCCTCTGTTCTTCCGTCTTGGAGCGCGTTTGCGCGGACCGAAGGAAACGACCAAGGTGGGCACGCTACGCCGCGTGTTAGTAAACAATCTCGTCAGCTATAACACTGCCTCGCGCTTGAGTTCGATCCTCTCCGGCATCCCGGGTTACCAGATCGAAGACATCAAGATCTCAAATATGTACGTGCAGCATGTTGGAGGCGCATCGACGGAAAGCCTCGCGATCCGCCCGCCGGAGCTCGAAAACAACTACCCGGAACCGGGAATGTTCGGCGCCATGCCAGCGCAGGGCTTTTACATCCGACATACAAAGCATCTCGAGATGAGCCACGTAGACGTCGAACCCTTCGCGAACGATCCTCGCCCTGTCTTCTTCCTCGACCATGTCGACCGGGCCGATTTCCTTGCGGTCACGTCGCCGAAGGGGCAACCGGCGTTTCAACTGGAACAAGTCTCCGACTTCCGCGTAGTCTCCAGTCGAGCCGCCGCAGATACGACCCTGATGTCCGCCGATAGCCGTTCCTTGTAG
- a CDS encoding winged helix-turn-helix domain-containing protein, which translates to MIQTVFVLEDDLDISRLVQHHLEGAGFQVRSYLTFGSIVEDAEKSRPALFLLDVMVPGGDGMELCRRLQRNPLLSGVPIIFLTARATESDRVLGLDLGADDYITKPFGTRELVARVKAVLRRFEQTEDAAPSSTLTIDHLEIDSAAMQLRVNRVLVPMTATEFRLLDYLARHPGRLFSRDFLLEAVWGEARFVTQRSVDVYVRRIREKIELDPETPRYLKTMRGAGYRFDIPRKKTDD; encoded by the coding sequence GTGATTCAGACGGTGTTTGTTCTTGAAGACGATTTAGATATCAGCAGGCTAGTGCAACATCATTTGGAAGGTGCGGGTTTTCAGGTACGAAGCTACCTGACATTTGGTTCCATCGTTGAAGACGCAGAAAAGTCACGGCCCGCCCTCTTTCTCTTGGATGTAATGGTGCCCGGCGGCGATGGTATGGAGCTATGCCGTCGTCTGCAACGGAATCCGCTCCTCAGCGGTGTTCCCATCATTTTTCTCACCGCCAGAGCGACCGAAAGCGACCGCGTGCTTGGGCTCGATCTGGGTGCAGACGACTACATTACCAAACCGTTCGGAACACGGGAACTGGTGGCGCGGGTCAAAGCGGTCTTGCGCCGGTTCGAGCAGACGGAAGATGCTGCTCCTTCTTCCACTCTCACAATTGATCACCTGGAAATCGATAGCGCGGCCATGCAACTGCGCGTCAATCGGGTGCTTGTGCCGATGACGGCGACAGAGTTTCGGCTGTTGGACTACCTGGCGCGGCATCCTGGCCGACTGTTCAGTCGGGACTTTCTTTTGGAGGCGGTCTGGGGCGAGGCCAGATTTGTTACACAACGCAGCGTTGATGTCTACGTGAGAAGGATTCGGGAAAAGATTGAGTTAGATCCTGAAACGCCGCGCTATCTCAAGACAATGCGCGGAGCCGGATACCGTTTCGACATTCCTCGCAAAAAAACGGACGATTGA